In a genomic window of Mucilaginibacter sp. KACC 22063:
- a CDS encoding lipocalin family protein produces the protein MRNMLIVAFAILMFSACTGALSQEQLVGKWNYVKVGVPNSSPPDTVTRAELEENKPYIVFKQDNTFSITWGGKTLSHGTYQLSGKNINVKEALPDGKTRDFPFYVSEISGKKITFETTGADGSRVTAVKE, from the coding sequence ATGAGAAATATGCTGATTGTTGCTTTTGCCATTCTTATGTTCAGTGCATGCACAGGTGCTTTAAGCCAGGAGCAGCTTGTGGGTAAGTGGAATTACGTAAAGGTAGGTGTACCCAATAGCAGTCCGCCTGATACTGTTACCCGTGCAGAATTAGAAGAGAATAAGCCTTACATTGTATTTAAGCAGGATAATACCTTTAGTATTACCTGGGGAGGCAAAACACTTTCTCATGGTACTTATCAGCTATCCGGGAAAAACATTAATGTAAAAGAAGCACTGCCTGATGGTAAAACCCGCGACTTCCCATTTTACGTGTCCGAAATCTCTGGCAAAAAAATTACGTTTGAAACTACCGGAGCGGATGGCTCGCGTGTAACGGCTGTGAAAGAGTAA